A genome region from Anolis carolinensis isolate JA03-04 chromosome 6, rAnoCar3.1.pri, whole genome shotgun sequence includes the following:
- the LOC100551686 gene encoding protein-glutamine gamma-glutamyltransferase 4 isoform X1 — MSETAVAPLEAIKIDFLSEYNAYFHHTEDFDNTNLIVRRGQEFKIDVTFSRELNDGDKVILQLSIGENPKRYNGTILYLNLTSNQKKQPWHAEIYQTDEEKCVIAVTSPPDAMVGKYRLDLITGSNTHNFRDAVFYVLFNPWCEADSVFMPDEDQKAEYVLNDSGYLYGGSATHIFERPWNFGQFEEDILDCCMRLLDLSLLGPHGQRNPIHIARAMSALVNYDENEDDDGVILGNWSGYYEDGTSPEDWTGSVPILQQYYRNKEPVLYGQCWVFSGVLTTIMRCLGIPARSVTTYECAHDHHRNINIDEIYNEMGEKMNISDFTWNYHVWNDIWMKRPDLPKGYDGWQVVDGTPQRGMEVTEMMECGPAPVIAIKKGEVYIPYDTMFVFSEVNADMVLWIIRNVNGKEEFMRVFEDTRTIGRNISTKAVGKNEREDITDQYKFPEGSPEERKAMKTALSHANSLEDYTAASSRESPKAALTLGIEEEKALVPGQPISLKIVVRSMSTNAWTINLCVSCHLESYTGKVQAGLKAVQQTVKTEGKPIIQTPLVVDADMYMDIMSSTEDELLFKVNIFANVEDTHENLGKQITLTFQYPPLKVEMPETAKVNESFTCEVIFENTLCIPLEKCKLCIEGLGIFPMTTFDQGNISPGQTSASKIVCTARKFGKKKIVAKLNSIQVKGITEEKFITITENEEQQEDEESYVL, encoded by the exons ATGAGCGAAACAGCAG TGGCTCCTTTGGAGGCCATTAAAATTGATTTTCTCAGTGAATACAATGCCTATTTTCATCATACCGAAGACTTCGACAACACTAATCTGATTGTGAGACGAGGACAGGAGTTTAAGATAGATGTGACTTTCAGTAGGGAGCTGAATGACGGTGACAAAGTTATCCTACAACTCAGCATAG GTGAGAATCCAAAGCGATACAATGGGACCATTTTATATCTGAATCTAACATCAAACCAGAAGAAACAACCATGGCATGCTGAGATTTATCAAACAGATGAAGagaag TGCGTTATTGCTGTGACAAGTCCGCCAGATGCAATGGTTGGGAAATACAGACTGGATCTGATAACAGGGTCTAACACTCATAACTTCAGAGATGCAGTTTTTTATGTGTTGTTCAACCCATGGTGTGAAG CGGATTCTGTTTTCATGCCTGATGAGGACCAAAAAGCTGAGTATGTCCTCAATGATAGTGGGTATCTGTATGGTGGATCAGCAACACATATATTTGAAAGACCTTGGAATTTTGGGCAG TTTGAAGAAGATATCTTGGATTGCTGCATGCGTCTTCTGGATCTGAGCCTGCTTGGGCCACATGGTCAGAGAAATCCTATACACATTGCCAGGGCCATGTCAGCTTTG GTTAACTATGATGAGAATGAGGACGATGATGGAGTGATCCTTGGAAACTGGTCAGGATACTATGAAGATGGTACTTCTCCTGAGGACTGGACAGGAAGCGTCCCAATCCTGCAACAGTATTACAGAAACAAAGAACCCGTACtttatggacaatgctgggtTTTCTCTGGTGTGCTTACCACAA TTATGCGCTGCCTGGGGATTCCAGCCAGAAGTGTGACCACCTATGAATGTGCTCATGAtcaccacagaaatataaacattGATGAAATCTACaatgaaatgggagaaaaaaTGAACATATCAGACTTTACTTG GAACTACCACGTATGGAATGACATCTGGATGAAAAGACCAGACTTACCAAAGGGCTATGATGGTTGGCAGGTGGTTGATGGCACACCTCAGCGTGGCATGGAAG TTACAGAGATGATGGAGTGTGGCCCTGCTCCAGTTATTGCCATCAAAAAGGGAGAAGTCTATATTCCATACGACACCATGTTTGTGTTTTCTGAAGTGAATGCAGATATGGTCCTCTGGATCATAAGGAATGTGAACGGGAAAGAGGAATTCATGCGGGTCTTTGAAGACACCAGGACGATAGGAAGGAACATCAGCACCAAAGCTGTTGGGAAGAATGAGCGTGAAGACATCACAGATCAGTACAAATTTCCAGAAG GTTCCCCAGAGGAGAGGAAAGCTATGAAAACTGCTTTGTCTCATGCAAACTCTCTGGAAGACTATACAGCAGCATCTTCTCGCGAGTCTCCTAAAGCAGCGCTCACACTTGGGATAGAAGAAGAAAAGGCATTGGTGCCAGGACAGCCTATTAGTCTTAAAATTGTTGTGAGGAGCATGTCTACAAATGCATGGACTATCAATCTGTGTGTCTCTTGCCACCTGGAGTCATATACAGGAAAAGTACAGGCTGGATTGAAAGCCGTTCAACAGACTGTCAAAACAGAAGGCAAACCAA TTATACAGACTCCTCTGGTAGTAGATGCTGACATGTACATGGACATAATGAGTTCAACAGAGGATGAACTTCTATTCAAAGTCAATATTTTTGCAAATGTTGAAGACACTCATGAAAACCTTGGAAAACAGATAACCTTGACTTTCCAGTACCCACCTCTCAAGGTGGAG atgccAGAAACAGCAAAAGTGAATGAAAGCTTTACCTGTGAAGTGATTTTTGAAAACACTCTCTGCATTCCCTTGGAAAAATGCAAACTCTGCATAGAAGGCCTTGGCATTTTTCCAATGACAACTTTTGACCAAGG GAATATATCTCCCGGTCAAACTTCTGCATCCAAAATAGTTTGTACAGCAAGAAAGTTTGGAAAAAAGAAGATAGTGGCCAAACTGAACTCTATTCAAGTGAAAGGAATAACTGAGGAAAAGTTTATAACCATTACTGAGAATGAGGAGCAGCAGGAGGATGAGGAGAGCTATGTACTGTGA
- the LOC100551686 gene encoding protein-glutamine gamma-glutamyltransferase 4 isoform X2, whose protein sequence is MSETAVAPLEAIKIDFLSEYNAYFHHTEDFDNTNLIVRRGQEFKIDVTFSRELNDGDKVILQLSIGENPKRYNGTILYLNLTSNQKKQPWHAEIYQTDEEKCVIAVTSPPDAMVGKYRLDLITGSNTHNFRDAVFYVLFNPWCEADSVFMPDEDQKAEYVLNDSGYLYGGSATHIFERPWNFGQFEEDILDCCMRLLDLSLLGPHGQRNPIHIARAMSALVNYDENEDDDGVILGNWSGYYEDGTSPEDWTGSVPILQQYYRNKEPVLYGQCWVFSGVLTTIMRCLGIPARSVTTYECAHDHHRNINIDEIYNEMGEKMNISDFTWNYHVWNDIWMKRPDLPKGYDGWQVVDGTPQRGMEVTEMMECGPAPVIAIKKGEVYIPYDTMFVFSEVNADMVLWIIRNVNGKEEFMRVFEDTRTIGRNISTKAVGKNEREDITDQYKFPEGSPEERKAMKTALSHANSLEDYTAASSRESPKAALTLGIEEEKALVPGQPISLKIVVRSMSTNAWTINLCVSCHLESYTGKVQAGLKAVQQTVKTEGKPIIQTPLVVDADMYMDIMSSTEDELLFKVNIFANVEDTHENLGKQITLTFQYPPLKVEEYISRSNFCIQNSLYSKKVWKKEDSGQTELYSSERNN, encoded by the exons ATGAGCGAAACAGCAG TGGCTCCTTTGGAGGCCATTAAAATTGATTTTCTCAGTGAATACAATGCCTATTTTCATCATACCGAAGACTTCGACAACACTAATCTGATTGTGAGACGAGGACAGGAGTTTAAGATAGATGTGACTTTCAGTAGGGAGCTGAATGACGGTGACAAAGTTATCCTACAACTCAGCATAG GTGAGAATCCAAAGCGATACAATGGGACCATTTTATATCTGAATCTAACATCAAACCAGAAGAAACAACCATGGCATGCTGAGATTTATCAAACAGATGAAGagaag TGCGTTATTGCTGTGACAAGTCCGCCAGATGCAATGGTTGGGAAATACAGACTGGATCTGATAACAGGGTCTAACACTCATAACTTCAGAGATGCAGTTTTTTATGTGTTGTTCAACCCATGGTGTGAAG CGGATTCTGTTTTCATGCCTGATGAGGACCAAAAAGCTGAGTATGTCCTCAATGATAGTGGGTATCTGTATGGTGGATCAGCAACACATATATTTGAAAGACCTTGGAATTTTGGGCAG TTTGAAGAAGATATCTTGGATTGCTGCATGCGTCTTCTGGATCTGAGCCTGCTTGGGCCACATGGTCAGAGAAATCCTATACACATTGCCAGGGCCATGTCAGCTTTG GTTAACTATGATGAGAATGAGGACGATGATGGAGTGATCCTTGGAAACTGGTCAGGATACTATGAAGATGGTACTTCTCCTGAGGACTGGACAGGAAGCGTCCCAATCCTGCAACAGTATTACAGAAACAAAGAACCCGTACtttatggacaatgctgggtTTTCTCTGGTGTGCTTACCACAA TTATGCGCTGCCTGGGGATTCCAGCCAGAAGTGTGACCACCTATGAATGTGCTCATGAtcaccacagaaatataaacattGATGAAATCTACaatgaaatgggagaaaaaaTGAACATATCAGACTTTACTTG GAACTACCACGTATGGAATGACATCTGGATGAAAAGACCAGACTTACCAAAGGGCTATGATGGTTGGCAGGTGGTTGATGGCACACCTCAGCGTGGCATGGAAG TTACAGAGATGATGGAGTGTGGCCCTGCTCCAGTTATTGCCATCAAAAAGGGAGAAGTCTATATTCCATACGACACCATGTTTGTGTTTTCTGAAGTGAATGCAGATATGGTCCTCTGGATCATAAGGAATGTGAACGGGAAAGAGGAATTCATGCGGGTCTTTGAAGACACCAGGACGATAGGAAGGAACATCAGCACCAAAGCTGTTGGGAAGAATGAGCGTGAAGACATCACAGATCAGTACAAATTTCCAGAAG GTTCCCCAGAGGAGAGGAAAGCTATGAAAACTGCTTTGTCTCATGCAAACTCTCTGGAAGACTATACAGCAGCATCTTCTCGCGAGTCTCCTAAAGCAGCGCTCACACTTGGGATAGAAGAAGAAAAGGCATTGGTGCCAGGACAGCCTATTAGTCTTAAAATTGTTGTGAGGAGCATGTCTACAAATGCATGGACTATCAATCTGTGTGTCTCTTGCCACCTGGAGTCATATACAGGAAAAGTACAGGCTGGATTGAAAGCCGTTCAACAGACTGTCAAAACAGAAGGCAAACCAA TTATACAGACTCCTCTGGTAGTAGATGCTGACATGTACATGGACATAATGAGTTCAACAGAGGATGAACTTCTATTCAAAGTCAATATTTTTGCAAATGTTGAAGACACTCATGAAAACCTTGGAAAACAGATAACCTTGACTTTCCAGTACCCACCTCTCAAGGTGGAG GAATATATCTCCCGGTCAAACTTCTGCATCCAAAATAGTTTGTACAGCAAGAAAGTTTGGAAAAAAGAAGATAGTGGCCAAACTGAACTCTATTCAAGTGAAAGGAATAACTGA
- the LOC100551686 gene encoding protein-glutamine gamma-glutamyltransferase 4 isoform X3, with translation MSETAVAPLEAIKIDFLSEYNAYFHHTEDFDNTNLIVRRGQEFKIDVTFSRELNDGDKVILQLSIGENPKRYNGTILYLNLTSNQKKQPWHAEIYQTDEEKCVIAVTSPPDAMVGKYRLDLITGSNTHNFRDAVFYVLFNPWCEADSVFMPDEDQKAEYVLNDSGYLYGGSATHIFERPWNFGQFEEDILDCCMRLLDLSLLGPHGQRNPIHIARAMSALVNYDENEDDDGVILGNWSGYYEDGTSPEDWTGSVPILQQYYRNKEPVLYGQCWVFSGVLTTIMRCLGIPARSVTTYECAHDHHRNINIDEIYNEMGEKMNISDFTWNYHVWNDIWMKRPDLPKGYDGWQVVDGTPQRGMEVTEMMECGPAPVIAIKKGEVYIPYDTMFVFSEVNADMVLWIIRNVNGKEEFMRVFEDTRTIGRNISTKAVGKNEREDITDQYKFPEGSPEERKAMKTALSHANSLEDYTAASSRESPKAALTLGIEEEKALVPGQPISLKIVVRSMSTNAWTINLCVSCHLESYTGKVQAGLKAVQQTVKTEGKPIIQTPLVVDADMYMDIMSSTEDELLFKVNIFANVEDTHENLGKQITLTFQYPPLKVETS, from the exons ATGAGCGAAACAGCAG TGGCTCCTTTGGAGGCCATTAAAATTGATTTTCTCAGTGAATACAATGCCTATTTTCATCATACCGAAGACTTCGACAACACTAATCTGATTGTGAGACGAGGACAGGAGTTTAAGATAGATGTGACTTTCAGTAGGGAGCTGAATGACGGTGACAAAGTTATCCTACAACTCAGCATAG GTGAGAATCCAAAGCGATACAATGGGACCATTTTATATCTGAATCTAACATCAAACCAGAAGAAACAACCATGGCATGCTGAGATTTATCAAACAGATGAAGagaag TGCGTTATTGCTGTGACAAGTCCGCCAGATGCAATGGTTGGGAAATACAGACTGGATCTGATAACAGGGTCTAACACTCATAACTTCAGAGATGCAGTTTTTTATGTGTTGTTCAACCCATGGTGTGAAG CGGATTCTGTTTTCATGCCTGATGAGGACCAAAAAGCTGAGTATGTCCTCAATGATAGTGGGTATCTGTATGGTGGATCAGCAACACATATATTTGAAAGACCTTGGAATTTTGGGCAG TTTGAAGAAGATATCTTGGATTGCTGCATGCGTCTTCTGGATCTGAGCCTGCTTGGGCCACATGGTCAGAGAAATCCTATACACATTGCCAGGGCCATGTCAGCTTTG GTTAACTATGATGAGAATGAGGACGATGATGGAGTGATCCTTGGAAACTGGTCAGGATACTATGAAGATGGTACTTCTCCTGAGGACTGGACAGGAAGCGTCCCAATCCTGCAACAGTATTACAGAAACAAAGAACCCGTACtttatggacaatgctgggtTTTCTCTGGTGTGCTTACCACAA TTATGCGCTGCCTGGGGATTCCAGCCAGAAGTGTGACCACCTATGAATGTGCTCATGAtcaccacagaaatataaacattGATGAAATCTACaatgaaatgggagaaaaaaTGAACATATCAGACTTTACTTG GAACTACCACGTATGGAATGACATCTGGATGAAAAGACCAGACTTACCAAAGGGCTATGATGGTTGGCAGGTGGTTGATGGCACACCTCAGCGTGGCATGGAAG TTACAGAGATGATGGAGTGTGGCCCTGCTCCAGTTATTGCCATCAAAAAGGGAGAAGTCTATATTCCATACGACACCATGTTTGTGTTTTCTGAAGTGAATGCAGATATGGTCCTCTGGATCATAAGGAATGTGAACGGGAAAGAGGAATTCATGCGGGTCTTTGAAGACACCAGGACGATAGGAAGGAACATCAGCACCAAAGCTGTTGGGAAGAATGAGCGTGAAGACATCACAGATCAGTACAAATTTCCAGAAG GTTCCCCAGAGGAGAGGAAAGCTATGAAAACTGCTTTGTCTCATGCAAACTCTCTGGAAGACTATACAGCAGCATCTTCTCGCGAGTCTCCTAAAGCAGCGCTCACACTTGGGATAGAAGAAGAAAAGGCATTGGTGCCAGGACAGCCTATTAGTCTTAAAATTGTTGTGAGGAGCATGTCTACAAATGCATGGACTATCAATCTGTGTGTCTCTTGCCACCTGGAGTCATATACAGGAAAAGTACAGGCTGGATTGAAAGCCGTTCAACAGACTGTCAAAACAGAAGGCAAACCAA TTATACAGACTCCTCTGGTAGTAGATGCTGACATGTACATGGACATAATGAGTTCAACAGAGGATGAACTTCTATTCAAAGTCAATATTTTTGCAAATGTTGAAGACACTCATGAAAACCTTGGAAAACAGATAACCTTGACTTTCCAGTACCCACCTCTCAAGGTGGAG ACAAGCTAG
- the LOC100551686 gene encoding protein-glutamine gamma-glutamyltransferase 4 isoform X4, which translates to MSETAVAPLEAIKIDFLSEYNAYFHHTEDFDNTNLIVRRGQEFKIDVTFSRELNDGDKVILQLSIGENPKRYNGTILYLNLTSNQKKQPWHAEIYQTDEEKCVIAVTSPPDAMVGKYRLDLITGSNTHNFRDAVFYVLFNPWCEADSVFMPDEDQKAEYVLNDSGYLYGGSATHIFERPWNFGQFEEDILDCCMRLLDLSLLGPHGQRNPIHIARAMSALVNYDENEDDDGVILGNWSGYYEDGTSPEDWTGSVPILQQYYRNKEPVLYGQCWVFSGVLTTIMRCLGIPARSVTTYECAHDHHRNINIDEIYNEMGEKMNISDFTWNYHVWNDIWMKRPDLPKGYDGWQVVDGTPQRGMEVTEMMECGPAPVIAIKKGEVYIPYDTMFVFSEVNADMVLWIIRNVNGKEEFMRVFEDTRTIGRNISTKAVGKNEREDITDQYKFPEGSPEERKAMKTALSHANSLEDYTAASSRESPKAALTLGIEEEKALVPGQPISLKIVVRSMSTNAWTINLCVSCHLESYTGKVQAGLKAVQQTVKTEGKPTSFPLRTHYTDSSGSRC; encoded by the exons ATGAGCGAAACAGCAG TGGCTCCTTTGGAGGCCATTAAAATTGATTTTCTCAGTGAATACAATGCCTATTTTCATCATACCGAAGACTTCGACAACACTAATCTGATTGTGAGACGAGGACAGGAGTTTAAGATAGATGTGACTTTCAGTAGGGAGCTGAATGACGGTGACAAAGTTATCCTACAACTCAGCATAG GTGAGAATCCAAAGCGATACAATGGGACCATTTTATATCTGAATCTAACATCAAACCAGAAGAAACAACCATGGCATGCTGAGATTTATCAAACAGATGAAGagaag TGCGTTATTGCTGTGACAAGTCCGCCAGATGCAATGGTTGGGAAATACAGACTGGATCTGATAACAGGGTCTAACACTCATAACTTCAGAGATGCAGTTTTTTATGTGTTGTTCAACCCATGGTGTGAAG CGGATTCTGTTTTCATGCCTGATGAGGACCAAAAAGCTGAGTATGTCCTCAATGATAGTGGGTATCTGTATGGTGGATCAGCAACACATATATTTGAAAGACCTTGGAATTTTGGGCAG TTTGAAGAAGATATCTTGGATTGCTGCATGCGTCTTCTGGATCTGAGCCTGCTTGGGCCACATGGTCAGAGAAATCCTATACACATTGCCAGGGCCATGTCAGCTTTG GTTAACTATGATGAGAATGAGGACGATGATGGAGTGATCCTTGGAAACTGGTCAGGATACTATGAAGATGGTACTTCTCCTGAGGACTGGACAGGAAGCGTCCCAATCCTGCAACAGTATTACAGAAACAAAGAACCCGTACtttatggacaatgctgggtTTTCTCTGGTGTGCTTACCACAA TTATGCGCTGCCTGGGGATTCCAGCCAGAAGTGTGACCACCTATGAATGTGCTCATGAtcaccacagaaatataaacattGATGAAATCTACaatgaaatgggagaaaaaaTGAACATATCAGACTTTACTTG GAACTACCACGTATGGAATGACATCTGGATGAAAAGACCAGACTTACCAAAGGGCTATGATGGTTGGCAGGTGGTTGATGGCACACCTCAGCGTGGCATGGAAG TTACAGAGATGATGGAGTGTGGCCCTGCTCCAGTTATTGCCATCAAAAAGGGAGAAGTCTATATTCCATACGACACCATGTTTGTGTTTTCTGAAGTGAATGCAGATATGGTCCTCTGGATCATAAGGAATGTGAACGGGAAAGAGGAATTCATGCGGGTCTTTGAAGACACCAGGACGATAGGAAGGAACATCAGCACCAAAGCTGTTGGGAAGAATGAGCGTGAAGACATCACAGATCAGTACAAATTTCCAGAAG GTTCCCCAGAGGAGAGGAAAGCTATGAAAACTGCTTTGTCTCATGCAAACTCTCTGGAAGACTATACAGCAGCATCTTCTCGCGAGTCTCCTAAAGCAGCGCTCACACTTGGGATAGAAGAAGAAAAGGCATTGGTGCCAGGACAGCCTATTAGTCTTAAAATTGTTGTGAGGAGCATGTCTACAAATGCATGGACTATCAATCTGTGTGTCTCTTGCCACCTGGAGTCATATACAGGAAAAGTACAGGCTGGATTGAAAGCCGTTCAACAGACTGTCAAAACAGAAGGCAAACCAA CCAGCTTCCCTCTTAGGACCCA TTATACAGACTCCTCTGGTAGTAGATGCTGA